In Crassostrea angulata isolate pt1a10 chromosome 6, ASM2561291v2, whole genome shotgun sequence, a genomic segment contains:
- the LOC128186774 gene encoding zinc finger protein 236-like isoform X1 has translation MDSQQELSPPSTISTQQTTMNLQDLQSYLVTFNKEIEPSDQNAFQFKTVPVGTNLEDDKSKIEKDGNPEGTTTGETEDIGETEKVVDIGGIAVNLGQIHEDENVEDLQVQVPMSEIGNNSMIQVISVNGKTSYQLVTGNPGSAIFTSASSSEPQIGQSVISAEDKSGAEAVLASVAVSSPGHVTNQQTLQVESGEIAGAQLVALQNSADSSQPQLVAVQTDELPPEAVEASQMLIPSMGGGGGDKLPMVTLMPQDGSPGEPMNYFLIVTNNGEKDGTSLKPITLDMRSMNALKTEKDAVEEMIDEDGNVRRVIEIAPKFDIHGTHTTLLQCRYCDYTSPKRYLLMRHMKSHSEDKPHKCNICDRGFKTMASLQNHVNTHTGTRPHKCKECESAFTTSGELVRHIRYKHTFEKPHKCTECEYASVELSKLKRHMRSHTGERPYQCMHCNYASPDTYKLKRHLRIHTGEKPYICDICQARFTQSNSLKAHKLIHTGNKPVFQCELCPTTCGRRTDLKIHMMKLHTSTTPLQCRKCSETFPDRYSCKMHMKTHEGERCFKCEQCDYAAMSLRHLEAHNLTHTGEKPFECDECNATFRQKQLLKRHKGLYHTDESSYISTGKLIIHKGSTDENRSKPEGIESSLTSDQLIHGSLLSDLKAGRLGDMPKVVIVHPDGTVEEVTSKLHTLAQEKSVEEVIVANKLEEKSMEEVMMQIVDEETQESESSKSGAPDDYCTFTVSQTGDRELDGAPIQTYTMISNGSQILRDEGTQATLETDSEQSNESQNNLATLISSQTIQRTADTVLVRANTDNISTLQEEAGMKIELPTTLDVNGDPITFYTSPSSIITSQGLTIETLDSSKKRKGSGDAVTEQAKKLCTDDVSKN, from the exons ATGGACTCGCAACAGGAACTGTCTCCTCCATCTACTATCTCCACCCAACAAACCACCATGAATCTCCAAGACTTACAAAGCTACCTGGTTACATTCAACAAAGAAATAGAGCCAAGTGATCAAAATGCCTTTCAG TTCAAAACTGTGCCAGTTGGAACAAACCTAGAGGATGACAAGTCAAAGATTGAGAAAGATGGAAACCCAGAAGGAACAACAACAGGTGAAACAGAGGATATTG GTGAAACGGAAAAAGTAGTTGACATAGGAGGTATTGCTGTAAATTTAGGGCAGATACATGAGGACGAGAATGTTGAAGATCTTCAG GTTCAAGTTCCCATGTCTGAGATTGGAAACAACAGTATGATTCAAGTCATATCGGTCAACGGTAAAACCAGCTACCAACTAGTGACAGGAAACCCAGGCTCGGCAATATTTACATCAGCTTCCTCCAGCGAGCCACAGATTGGTcag TCTGTAATATCTGCTGAAGACAAGTCAGGGGCAGAAGCTGTGCTAGCATCTGTGGCAGTATCCAGTCCTGGTCATGTAACAAACCAACAAACTTTACAG GTGGAGTCTGGAGAGATTGCAGGAGCACAGTTAGTAGCTCTACAAAACTCTGCCGATAGCTCCCAGCCCCAGCTAGTGGCAGTGCAGACGGATGAGTTACCTCCTGAGGCAGTGGAAGCCTCTCAGATGCTTATACCCAGCAtgggaggaggaggaggagatAAACTACCTATGGTCACCCTCATGCCTCAAGATGGAAGCCCGGGAGAGCccatgaattattttttgattgtGACAAATAATGGGGAAAAAGATGGGACAAGTTTAAAGCCTATTACTCTAGATATGAGATCTATGAATGCATTAAAGACTGAAAAAGATGCGGTAGAGGAAATGATTGATGAGGACGGCAATGTTAGACGAGTCATTGAAATAGCACCAAAGTTTGACATCCATGGAACACACACCACCTTGTTGCAGTGTCGGTACTGTGACTACACTAGTCCTAAACGCTACCTATTGATGAGGCATATGAAGAGTCACTCAGAGGATAAACCACATAAATGTAACATCTGTGATAGAGGATTCAAAACCATGGCCTCTTTGCAGAACCATGTAAACACACATACTGGAACTCGACCACACAAGTGTAAAGAGTGTGAATCTGCCTTCACCACATCGGGAGAACTTGTTAGACACATCAGGTACAAGCACACTTTTGAGAAACCTCATAAATGCACTGAGTGTGAGTATGCCAGTGTTGAGCTGAGCAAACTCAAAAGACATATGAGATCTCACACAGGGGAAAGACCCTACCAGTGCATGCATTGTAATTATGCCAGCCCAGACACATACAAACTAAAGCGCCACTTACGCATACATACTGGGGAAAAGCCATACATTTGTGATATCTGTCAAGCAAGGTTCACCCAGAGCAATAGTCTGAAGGCACATAAGTTGATTCACACTGGAAACAAGCCAGTGTTTCAGTGTGAACTCTGTCCCACCACCTGTGGCAGACGAACCGACCTTAAAATCCACATGATGAAACTCCATACCAGTACCACTCCTCTGCAGTGCAGGAAGTGTTCTGAGACCTTCCCTGATCGATATTCCTGTAAGATGCACATGAAAACCCACGAAGGAGAGCGATGCTTTAAATGTGAACAATGTGACTATGCTGCAATGTCCCTGCGCCACTTAGAAGCACACAATCTTACTCATACTG gaGAAAAACCTTTTGAATGTGATGAATGCAACGCTACTTTCCGACAGAAACAATTACTTAAAAGACACAAAGGCCTATATCATACAGATGAATCTAGCTATATTTCTACTGGAAAATT aaTTATCCATAAAGGAAGTACCGATGAAAATAG GTCAAAACCTGAAGGCATAGAATCCTCCTTAACAAGTGATCAACTGATCCACGGAAGTTTGTTGTCTGATCTGAAAGCTGGTCGTTTGGGTGACATGCCAAAGGTAGTTATTGTACACCCTGATGGTACTGTGGAAGAAGTTACTTCTAAACTGCATACACTGGCTCAAGAAAAGTCTGTGGAGGAGGTCATTgttgcaaataaactagaggAAAAATCAATGGAAGAGGTGATGATGCAAATTGTGGATGAAGAGACACAG gaatctGAAAGTTCCAAATCCGGAGCCCCAGATGACTACTGTACATTTACTGTATCACAAACTGGAGACAGAGAGCTAGATGGAGCTCCTATTCAGACCTACACCATGATTTCAAATGGATCTCAAATA CTAAGAGATGAGGGCACACAAGCTACTCTAGAAACAGATAGTGAACAAAGCAATGAATCTCAGAACAATTTAGCCACCCTGATCAGCAGCCAGACGATTCAGAGGACGGCAGATACAGTTCTAGTCAGGGCAAACACTGACAACATCTCAACTCTACAAG AGGAGGCTGGAATGAAGATAGAATTGCCAACCACTTTGGATGTCAATGGGGATCCCATCACATTCTATACTAGTCCTTCCTCTATTATCACATCACAAGGTTTAACCATTGAGACATTggacag cagtaaaaaaagaaaaggatcAGGAGATGCTGTCACAGAGCAAGCAAAGAAGTTGTGTACAGATGACGTGTCAAAGAATTGA
- the LOC128186774 gene encoding zinc finger protein 236-like isoform X2, giving the protein MDSQQELSPPSTISTQQTTMNLQDLQSYLVTFNKEIEPSDQNAFQFKTVPVGTNLEDDKSKIEKDGNPEGTTTGETEDIGETEKVVDIGGIAVNLGQIHEDENVEDLQVQVPMSEIGNNSMIQVISVNGKTSYQLVTGNPGSAIFTSASSSEPQIGQSVISAEDKSGAEAVLASVAVSSPGHVTNQQTLQVESGEIAGAQLVALQNSADSSQPQLVAVQTDELPPEAVEASQMLIPSMGGGGGDKLPMVTLMPQDGSPGEPMNYFLIVTNNGEKDGTSLKPITLDMRSMNALKTEKDAVEEMIDEDGNVRRVIEIAPKFDIHGTHTTLLQCRYCDYTSPKRYLLMRHMKSHSEDKPHKCNICDRGFKTMASLQNHVNTHTGTRPHKCKECESAFTTSGELVRHIRYKHTFEKPHKCTECEYASVELSKLKRHMRSHTGERPYQCMHCNYASPDTYKLKRHLRIHTGEKPYICDICQARFTQSNSLKAHKLIHTGNKPVFQCELCPTTCGRRTDLKIHMMKLHTSTTPLQCRKCSETFPDRYSCKMHMKTHEGERCFKCEQCDYAAMSLRHLEAHNLTHTGEKPFECDECNATFRQKQLLKRHKGLYHTDESSYISTGKLIIHKGSTDENRSKPEGIESSLTSDQLIHGSLLSDLKAGRLGDMPKVVIVHPDGTVEEVTSKLHTLAQEKSVEEVIVANKLEEKSMEEVMMQIVDEETQESESSKSGAPDDYCTFTVSQTGDRELDGAPIQTYTMISNGSQILRDEGTQATLETDSEQSNESQNNLATLISSQTIQRTADTVLVRANTDNISTLQEEAGMKIELPTTLDVNGDPITFYTSPSSIITSQGLTIETLDSKKRKGSGDAVTEQAKKLCTDDVSKN; this is encoded by the exons ATGGACTCGCAACAGGAACTGTCTCCTCCATCTACTATCTCCACCCAACAAACCACCATGAATCTCCAAGACTTACAAAGCTACCTGGTTACATTCAACAAAGAAATAGAGCCAAGTGATCAAAATGCCTTTCAG TTCAAAACTGTGCCAGTTGGAACAAACCTAGAGGATGACAAGTCAAAGATTGAGAAAGATGGAAACCCAGAAGGAACAACAACAGGTGAAACAGAGGATATTG GTGAAACGGAAAAAGTAGTTGACATAGGAGGTATTGCTGTAAATTTAGGGCAGATACATGAGGACGAGAATGTTGAAGATCTTCAG GTTCAAGTTCCCATGTCTGAGATTGGAAACAACAGTATGATTCAAGTCATATCGGTCAACGGTAAAACCAGCTACCAACTAGTGACAGGAAACCCAGGCTCGGCAATATTTACATCAGCTTCCTCCAGCGAGCCACAGATTGGTcag TCTGTAATATCTGCTGAAGACAAGTCAGGGGCAGAAGCTGTGCTAGCATCTGTGGCAGTATCCAGTCCTGGTCATGTAACAAACCAACAAACTTTACAG GTGGAGTCTGGAGAGATTGCAGGAGCACAGTTAGTAGCTCTACAAAACTCTGCCGATAGCTCCCAGCCCCAGCTAGTGGCAGTGCAGACGGATGAGTTACCTCCTGAGGCAGTGGAAGCCTCTCAGATGCTTATACCCAGCAtgggaggaggaggaggagatAAACTACCTATGGTCACCCTCATGCCTCAAGATGGAAGCCCGGGAGAGCccatgaattattttttgattgtGACAAATAATGGGGAAAAAGATGGGACAAGTTTAAAGCCTATTACTCTAGATATGAGATCTATGAATGCATTAAAGACTGAAAAAGATGCGGTAGAGGAAATGATTGATGAGGACGGCAATGTTAGACGAGTCATTGAAATAGCACCAAAGTTTGACATCCATGGAACACACACCACCTTGTTGCAGTGTCGGTACTGTGACTACACTAGTCCTAAACGCTACCTATTGATGAGGCATATGAAGAGTCACTCAGAGGATAAACCACATAAATGTAACATCTGTGATAGAGGATTCAAAACCATGGCCTCTTTGCAGAACCATGTAAACACACATACTGGAACTCGACCACACAAGTGTAAAGAGTGTGAATCTGCCTTCACCACATCGGGAGAACTTGTTAGACACATCAGGTACAAGCACACTTTTGAGAAACCTCATAAATGCACTGAGTGTGAGTATGCCAGTGTTGAGCTGAGCAAACTCAAAAGACATATGAGATCTCACACAGGGGAAAGACCCTACCAGTGCATGCATTGTAATTATGCCAGCCCAGACACATACAAACTAAAGCGCCACTTACGCATACATACTGGGGAAAAGCCATACATTTGTGATATCTGTCAAGCAAGGTTCACCCAGAGCAATAGTCTGAAGGCACATAAGTTGATTCACACTGGAAACAAGCCAGTGTTTCAGTGTGAACTCTGTCCCACCACCTGTGGCAGACGAACCGACCTTAAAATCCACATGATGAAACTCCATACCAGTACCACTCCTCTGCAGTGCAGGAAGTGTTCTGAGACCTTCCCTGATCGATATTCCTGTAAGATGCACATGAAAACCCACGAAGGAGAGCGATGCTTTAAATGTGAACAATGTGACTATGCTGCAATGTCCCTGCGCCACTTAGAAGCACACAATCTTACTCATACTG gaGAAAAACCTTTTGAATGTGATGAATGCAACGCTACTTTCCGACAGAAACAATTACTTAAAAGACACAAAGGCCTATATCATACAGATGAATCTAGCTATATTTCTACTGGAAAATT aaTTATCCATAAAGGAAGTACCGATGAAAATAG GTCAAAACCTGAAGGCATAGAATCCTCCTTAACAAGTGATCAACTGATCCACGGAAGTTTGTTGTCTGATCTGAAAGCTGGTCGTTTGGGTGACATGCCAAAGGTAGTTATTGTACACCCTGATGGTACTGTGGAAGAAGTTACTTCTAAACTGCATACACTGGCTCAAGAAAAGTCTGTGGAGGAGGTCATTgttgcaaataaactagaggAAAAATCAATGGAAGAGGTGATGATGCAAATTGTGGATGAAGAGACACAG gaatctGAAAGTTCCAAATCCGGAGCCCCAGATGACTACTGTACATTTACTGTATCACAAACTGGAGACAGAGAGCTAGATGGAGCTCCTATTCAGACCTACACCATGATTTCAAATGGATCTCAAATA CTAAGAGATGAGGGCACACAAGCTACTCTAGAAACAGATAGTGAACAAAGCAATGAATCTCAGAACAATTTAGCCACCCTGATCAGCAGCCAGACGATTCAGAGGACGGCAGATACAGTTCTAGTCAGGGCAAACACTGACAACATCTCAACTCTACAAG AGGAGGCTGGAATGAAGATAGAATTGCCAACCACTTTGGATGTCAATGGGGATCCCATCACATTCTATACTAGTCCTTCCTCTATTATCACATCACAAGGTTTAACCATTGAGACATTggacag taaaaaaagaaaaggatcAGGAGATGCTGTCACAGAGCAAGCAAAGAAGTTGTGTACAGATGACGTGTCAAAGAATTGA